One segment of Carya illinoinensis cultivar Pawnee chromosome 1, C.illinoinensisPawnee_v1, whole genome shotgun sequence DNA contains the following:
- the LOC122283265 gene encoding DNA replication complex GINS protein PSF1, translating to MYGRKAFQLVKELASGEKGQLTPYNSDLFDQVTAECSQHHLELQSLIRKIQEEGLDVQTTRNSEHYGSLIHHLALVRNKRCLMAYVHNRAEIIRSLIWKVGPVLPQEIQERLSHTEEEYFKRHSAALQSCMSRLDLDLTVDMVPPKDPYIQVRVLDDIGVVLSDDKTTNFARHSMHFLKRTDAEQFISRGLMEELTG from the exons ATGTATGGGAGAAAGGCATTCCAGCTGGTGAAAGAACTTGCAAGTGGCGAAAAGGGGCAGCTCACACCTTACAAT AGTGACTTGTTTGATCAAGTGACTGCAGAATGTAGTCAACATCACCTTGAGCTTCAGTCTTTGATAAG AAAGATCCAAGAAGAAGGACTGGATGTCCAAACAACTAGAAATTCAGAACACTATGGATCACTCATCCACCACCTTGCTTTAGTTCGCAATAAGCGCTGTTTAATGGCATATGT GCACAACAGAGCAGAAATTATAAGAAGTTTGATATGGAAGGTAGGGCCCGTGCTTCCTCAAGAAATTCAAGAGAGGCTTAGTCACACAGAGGAAGAGTATTTTAAGAGGCATTCTGCAGCTTTGCAATCATGTATGTCAAGACTTGACCTTGATTTGACGGtg GATATGGTGCCACCCAAAGATCCTTACATCCAGGTGAGAGTCCTCGATGATATCGGTGTGGTGCTCAGTGATGATAAGACAACCAATTTTGCTCGCCACTCTATGCACTTCCTTAAACGAACTGACGCTGAGCAATTCATTTCACGG